In one Bacillus rossius redtenbacheri isolate Brsri chromosome 11, Brsri_v3, whole genome shotgun sequence genomic region, the following are encoded:
- the LOC134536969 gene encoding nucleosome assembly protein 1-like 1, translating into MSEPVQIGDNDEMEDMEDEESPKPQVLSRPDLLAALQSRNHSEAMKELPNCVKKRIKALKKCQLETTKLEAKFYEEVHQLECKYLVLYTPFYEKRGLIVSGSYEPTEEECDWESDQEKDDELCSELKDKAKIEPPAPDKPAEPKNEDVKGIPDFWLTIFKNVQMLAEMVQEHDEPVLKHLIDIKVLLLEKDPMGFVLEFHFSKNEYFVNSVLTKEYVMKSVPDESDPFSFEGPEIYKCKGCVIEWNKGKNVTVKTIKKKQKHKSRGSVRTVTKTVQNDSFFNFFSPPLVPDDPDTEMDEDTQALLTTDFEIGHYIRESIVPRAVLYFTGEALDEDFEEEEDDDDEDYEDEEEGNEDEDDAEYTPSSKAALPKVPKNGHPNECKQQ; encoded by the exons ATGTCGGAGCCGGTGCAGATAGGCGACAACGACGAGATGGAGGACATGGAGGACGAGGAGTCTCCCAAGCCGCAGGTGCTGAGCCGCCCCGACCTGCTGGCCGCGCTGCAGTCCCGCAACCACTCGGAGGCCATGAAGGAG CTTCCAAACTGTGTGAAGAAAAGGATAAAAGCCTTGAAAAAGTGCCAACTTGAAACCACAAAACTAGAGGCCAAATTTTACGAGGAGGTTCATCAGCTGGAGTGCAAATATCTTGTGTTGTACACGCCGTTCTACGAGAAG cGCGGGCTGATCGTGTCGGGCTCCTACGAGCCCACGGAGGAGGAGTGCGACTGGGAGTCTGACCAGGAGAAGGACGACGAGCTGTGCTCCGAGCTCAAGGACAAGGCCAAGATAGAGCCGCCCGCGCCCGACAAGCCCGCAGA gcCTAAAAATGAAGATGTGAAAGGCATCCCTGACTTCTGGTTAACAATCTTCAAGAATGTGCagatgttggcagaaatggtgcAAGAGCACGATGAGCCTGTCTTGAAGCATTTGATTGATATCAAAGTTCTGTTGTTGGAGAAAGACCCTATG GGTTTTGTATTAGAATTCCACTTCAGCAAAAACGAATATTTTGTCAATTCAGTTCTCACGAAAGAGTACGTGATGAAAAGTGTTCCTGATGAAAGTGATCCGTTCAGTTTTGAAGGGCCTGAAATTTACAAGTGCAAG GGGTGCGTGATAGAGTGGAACAAGGGCAAGAACGTGACGGTGAAGACCATCAAGAAGAAGCAGAAGCACAAGTCCCGGGGCTCTGTGAGGACAGTCACGAAGACGGTGCAGAACGACTCCTTCTTCAACTTCTTCTCCCCGCCGCTCG TGCCGGACGACCCTGACACGGAGATGGACGAGGACACCCAGGCGCTCCTGACTACCGACTTCGAGATCGGCCACTACATCCGGGAGAGCATCGTCCCGCGGGCAGTCCTCTACTTCACTG GGGAGGCGCTGGACGAGGACTTTGAAGAGGAGGAGGATGATGATGACGAGGACTACGAGGACGAGGAGGAGGGCAACGAGGACGAGGACGACGCAGAGTACACCCCGAGCAGCAAGGCAGCGCTGCCCAAGGTCCCGAAGAACGGCCACCCCAACGAGTGCAAGCAGCAGTAA